In a genomic window of bacterium:
- the mfd gene encoding transcription-repair coupling factor, which yields MVIKLNPESIWGSLLSLPSLSETLFSFLKGKGKGWVGIENVGSLYTLLVAGLLREMEKAVIITPDFISGRKLYEELYDIGLDVQFLPPHHEEFLEEELLHWQINSLEELKRGRGKVVIPFQTLGQRIGEREYIKIEEGKDFPFEELLKRLIELGYERVDIVEGPGEFAVRGGIIDIFPPHLPQPIRLVFLGDTIEEIRRFDISTQRSYERTKEEDIFSLLDSGKGRKIEEIIADYPKIVLGVAPDDLNLPQEANILYIFPRSPTVNLEVLPPPSYRGQLNLLIEDIKTREALGWTQIICTRKGYGVANLLREEGIKISELESYEDSLKIGGVNLLSLTLRGGFLIPEGKFSFITDEELTGIKKAWRPRPIFPSREVAKISDITDMRIGDLIVHPRHGIGAFKGIFPLEVQGVKKDYICLEYAEGAKLYIPVEDVRQLQRYIGEANPPLSRLGGGEWERIKRKAKESARKLAKELLELYARREIERGISFSPDTPWQAELEAYFPYEETEDQKRAIEEVKRDMESPKPMDRLICGDVGFGKTEVAIRAAFKAVMDNYQVAVLVPTTVLAQQHYAVFKERLQPFPIRVEVLSRFVSKATQKAILEDLEKGSVDIIIGTHRLLSKDVKFKNLGLLIIDEEQRFGVLQKEALKKMKTKIDVLTLTATPIPRTLNMALSNIRDISIITEPPEGRLPIKTIVAKKDDKLIAEAINRELARGGQCFYVHNRIEDIYEEARKIKGLCPNARVKVAHGAMPERELERTMLDFYEGKIDVLVSTTIIENGLDVPNANTIIIDEATSFGLGQLYQLRGRVGRSYRQAYAYLLYDPKQLKTKEAKERLQAIEEFSQLGSGLRLAIRDLEIRGAGNILGPQQHGHIQAVGFDMYLSLLQEAIAELRGKKVEEKEFFLPPVDIPISAYIPEEYILSASIRLDFYKRLASCQSEEELRNLEEEMKDRFGELPEQTKNLFKVLQLRFLAKKANLLSLKYRGGRLYLQTLKEFDRSKLRKIGGGRWADGKIVIDIKGLSGRNLIEHLQQLLLKLI from the coding sequence ATGGTGATAAAGCTAAACCCGGAGAGTATTTGGGGTAGCCTTTTATCCCTTCCTTCTCTTTCCGAGACACTCTTTTCCTTCCTCAAAGGTAAGGGGAAGGGATGGGTCGGTATAGAGAATGTAGGCTCACTCTATACCCTCCTGGTGGCTGGGTTGCTGAGGGAGATGGAGAAAGCGGTAATCATCACTCCCGATTTCATATCGGGAAGGAAGCTTTACGAGGAGCTTTACGATATCGGCTTAGATGTTCAATTCCTTCCTCCTCATCACGAGGAGTTCCTTGAAGAAGAACTCCTCCACTGGCAAATCAACTCCCTTGAGGAATTGAAAAGAGGAAGAGGAAAGGTCGTCATACCTTTTCAAACCCTTGGTCAGAGGATAGGGGAGAGGGAGTATATTAAGATTGAAGAGGGAAAAGATTTCCCTTTTGAAGAGCTATTGAAAAGGCTAATAGAGCTTGGCTATGAAAGAGTTGATATCGTAGAGGGTCCGGGGGAATTTGCGGTGAGGGGTGGGATTATTGATATCTTCCCTCCTCATCTTCCCCAACCAATTCGCCTCGTATTTCTCGGCGATACGATTGAGGAGATACGCCGTTTTGATATCTCAACCCAGCGCTCCTATGAAAGAACGAAGGAGGAGGATATTTTCTCACTCCTCGACTCGGGCAAAGGAAGAAAAATTGAGGAAATAATTGCAGATTACCCCAAAATAGTGTTGGGAGTAGCTCCTGATGACCTCAATTTGCCACAAGAAGCGAATATCCTTTACATTTTTCCTCGCTCTCCAACAGTTAATCTTGAGGTATTGCCTCCTCCTTCCTATAGAGGGCAGTTAAATCTCCTCATAGAAGATATAAAGACAAGGGAAGCTCTCGGATGGACGCAAATCATCTGCACCAGAAAGGGATATGGTGTGGCGAACCTTTTGAGAGAGGAAGGAATCAAAATAAGCGAATTGGAGAGCTACGAGGATTCCCTAAAGATTGGTGGAGTTAATCTCCTTTCCCTCACCCTTAGAGGTGGATTCCTCATTCCGGAAGGGAAATTTTCATTCATAACTGATGAAGAGCTCACAGGGATAAAGAAGGCGTGGCGACCGAGACCGATATTCCCCTCCCGCGAGGTTGCGAAGATATCGGATATAACCGATATGCGAATTGGGGACCTCATCGTCCACCCTCGCCACGGGATTGGAGCTTTCAAGGGAATTTTCCCCTTGGAGGTTCAAGGTGTGAAGAAGGATTATATTTGCTTGGAATACGCCGAGGGGGCGAAGCTTTATATTCCCGTGGAGGATGTTCGTCAGCTTCAGCGCTATATAGGGGAAGCGAATCCTCCCCTCAGTCGGCTTGGCGGAGGGGAATGGGAGAGGATAAAGAGGAAAGCAAAGGAATCAGCGCGGAAATTGGCTAAGGAGCTTTTGGAGCTTTATGCGAGAAGAGAGATAGAAAGGGGAATTTCCTTTTCTCCCGATACACCATGGCAAGCCGAGCTTGAAGCATACTTCCCATATGAGGAAACGGAGGACCAAAAGAGAGCCATAGAGGAAGTTAAAAGAGATATGGAATCACCAAAGCCTATGGATAGGTTGATTTGTGGAGATGTTGGATTCGGAAAGACAGAGGTGGCAATTAGGGCAGCCTTCAAGGCTGTTATGGATAATTATCAAGTGGCAGTTCTCGTGCCCACAACCGTTCTAGCTCAGCAACACTATGCAGTCTTCAAGGAGCGCCTCCAACCATTTCCCATTAGAGTGGAGGTATTGAGCAGATTCGTTTCAAAAGCGACGCAAAAGGCAATCCTTGAGGACCTTGAAAAGGGAAGTGTTGATATAATAATAGGGACCCACAGGCTCTTGTCAAAAGATGTGAAATTCAAAAATCTCGGCTTGCTTATAATAGATGAAGAACAAAGGTTCGGAGTGCTTCAGAAGGAAGCGCTGAAGAAGATGAAGACGAAGATTGATGTCTTAACCCTTACCGCCACCCCAATTCCAAGAACCCTCAATATGGCTCTTAGCAATATAAGGGATATAAGCATAATAACCGAACCTCCCGAGGGGAGATTGCCGATAAAAACGATAGTGGCGAAAAAGGATGATAAGTTAATCGCGGAGGCTATAAACAGGGAATTAGCAAGGGGAGGGCAGTGCTTCTATGTTCACAACAGGATTGAGGATATTTACGAAGAAGCGAGAAAGATAAAGGGGTTATGTCCCAATGCGAGGGTAAAGGTGGCGCATGGCGCTATGCCAGAGAGGGAATTGGAGAGGACTATGCTAGATTTCTACGAGGGGAAAATAGATGTCCTCGTCTCTACTACAATAATAGAAAACGGCTTGGATGTGCCCAATGCAAATACAATCATCATTGACGAAGCCACCTCATTCGGATTGGGTCAGCTCTATCAGCTAAGGGGTAGGGTGGGGCGCTCATATAGACAAGCCTATGCCTATCTTCTCTACGACCCCAAGCAGTTGAAAACAAAAGAAGCTAAAGAGAGATTACAGGCAATAGAAGAATTCTCACAGTTGGGCTCGGGATTGCGTCTTGCTATAAGGGATTTAGAGATAAGAGGGGCGGGCAATATCCTCGGACCTCAACAGCATGGGCATATCCAGGCTGTAGGGTTTGATATGTATCTTTCCCTTCTGCAGGAAGCCATAGCGGAATTGAGGGGGAAGAAGGTAGAAGAGAAGGAATTTTTCCTTCCCCCTGTTGACATACCCATTTCCGCCTATATCCCCGAGGAATACATATTGAGCGCCTCAATAAGGCTTGATTTTTACAAAAGATTGGCAAGCTGTCAATCCGAGGAGGAATTGAGAAACTTGGAGGAGGAAATGAAGGACAGGTTTGGCGAATTGCCCGAGCAAACGAAGAACCTCTTCAAGGTCCTGCAACTTCGCTTCCTCGCGAAGAAAGCGAATCTCCTTTCACTCAAATATAGAGGTGGAAGGCTATATCTACAGACATTGAAAGAGTTCGACCGCTCAAAGCTAAGAAAGATCGGCGGTGGAAGATGGGCTGACGGAAAGATAGTCATAGATATCAAGGGTCTCAGCGGTAGGAATTTAATTGAACATCTTCAGCAATTGCTTCTAAAATTAATTTGA